Proteins encoded together in one Verrucomicrobiota bacterium window:
- a CDS encoding sulfatase-like hydrolase/transferase, which produces MLKCLFHQLLLLFFVAIAFIDGADSRPNILVILADDLGYSDIGCFGGEIDTPHLDRLASNGIRYTNFYNTSKCWTTRASLLTGNYWQKVTVGNGLKPDSITIADRLKDAGYETYLSGKWHLDENKHEDPSRYPGAFGFDHFFGNLHGAVSYYNPYTLTRDNKPATDEIREGFYLTDAISDEATKNIKDHFRNNKDTPLFLYLAYTAPHWPLQAFPEDIAKYEPRYAGKSFEEIRKTRFKKMHAMGLLPVEAVFSKAMHQSWTSVDQVWNSRRMAVFAAMVDRMDRGIGQVLVALEETNQLENTVICFMADNGASPELIGQNNGLSCLGGEALTRDGKPIKISGNEMPGDETTFQGYGPDWANVSNTPYRYYKTTSYEGGIRSPFILHWPKGVSDSKQGSIDQRLVSHLIDISPTFLELAGQAVPEEMDGVSLKEQWQGNGSGNPKRILFNDFSKGSMMNDYPWKFVAYKEDSFLYNLETDPTETKNLREKYPQRFAIMSKALAEWKASFEN; this is translated from the coding sequence GTGTTAAAGTGCTTGTTTCATCAACTGTTGCTACTGTTTTTTGTAGCCATCGCTTTTATAGATGGGGCTGATTCTCGGCCAAATATTTTGGTAATTCTTGCCGATGATCTTGGTTATTCCGATATCGGTTGTTTCGGAGGAGAAATAGATACGCCGCATTTGGATCGCCTGGCGTCCAATGGAATTCGTTACACCAACTTTTACAATACTTCCAAGTGTTGGACTACAAGGGCATCGTTGTTGACCGGTAACTATTGGCAGAAAGTTACGGTGGGGAATGGCCTAAAACCTGATTCTATTACGATCGCTGATCGGTTGAAGGATGCCGGGTATGAAACTTACTTGAGTGGTAAATGGCACTTGGATGAAAACAAGCACGAGGACCCTTCGCGTTATCCTGGAGCTTTTGGATTTGATCATTTTTTTGGCAACCTGCATGGAGCAGTGAGTTATTATAATCCTTATACGCTGACCCGTGATAACAAACCTGCCACGGATGAAATTAGGGAAGGATTTTATCTTACCGATGCGATCAGTGATGAAGCCACGAAAAATATTAAAGATCACTTTCGGAATAATAAAGATACTCCACTGTTTCTTTATCTGGCCTACACAGCTCCGCATTGGCCACTACAGGCTTTTCCTGAGGATATTGCAAAGTATGAGCCTCGCTATGCAGGAAAGAGTTTTGAGGAGATCCGGAAGACTCGCTTTAAGAAAATGCATGCAATGGGCCTGCTTCCCGTAGAAGCTGTATTTTCAAAAGCGATGCATCAGTCATGGACTTCGGTTGATCAGGTTTGGAATTCTCGTAGAATGGCTGTGTTTGCGGCCATGGTTGATCGGATGGATCGAGGAATTGGCCAAGTATTGGTTGCCTTGGAAGAAACCAATCAATTGGAAAATACAGTCATTTGTTTTATGGCGGACAATGGCGCTTCCCCAGAATTAATCGGTCAAAACAACGGATTGTCCTGTTTGGGTGGCGAGGCATTAACTCGCGACGGTAAGCCAATAAAAATCTCCGGAAATGAAATGCCCGGGGACGAAACTACCTTTCAAGGATACGGCCCTGATTGGGCAAATGTTTCAAATACTCCTTATCGTTATTATAAAACTACAAGCTATGAGGGCGGGATTCGGTCGCCTTTTATCCTTCATTGGCCCAAGGGTGTATCTGACTCAAAACAAGGTTCGATTGATCAACGATTGGTTAGTCACCTTATTGATATATCACCTACCTTTCTCGAACTTGCTGGCCAGGCTGTTCCAGAGGAAATGGATGGGGTAAGCCTCAAGGAGCAATGGCAAGGTAATGGCAGCGGCAATCCGAAACGAATTCTTTTCAACGATTTTTCGAAAGGGAGTATGATGAATGACTACCCTTGGAAATTTGTAGCTTATAAAGAAGATTCGTTCTTATACAATTTAGAGACTGATCCGACTGAGACGAAGAACCTTCGTGAAAAATATCCGCAACGTTTTGCAATTATGAGCAAAGCACTAGCTGAATGGAAAGCTTCGTTTGAGAATTAA
- a CDS encoding pyridoxal-phosphate dependent enzyme: protein MSSQNIRTTNGRKRLYDSVLDTMGDTPCIRINNLAPDHVRLYVKAEFFNPAASVKDRLAVGIIEAAERRGDLKPGQTVVEATSGNTGIGLAMVCAAKGYPLVVTMADSFSIERRKLMRFFGAKVVLTPRAEKGFGMYQKAKDLAAANGWFLARQFETADNADIHESTTAREILADFEGERLDYFVTGYGTGGTVTGVARVLRKERPETRIILSEPVNAQLVGSGIEQERGDANAPAVSHSAFQPHPVQGWTPDFIPYVLQESIDKNYYDELIPIPGPTGIEWSNKLANKEGIFTGISGGATFGIAMQIAEKAEPGSVILCMLPDTGERYLSSPLFADIVEDMSEEEKALSLSTPGYQM, encoded by the coding sequence ATGTCTTCTCAAAATATTCGTACCACCAACGGCCGCAAACGGCTTTATGATAGTGTTCTTGATACCATGGGAGATACTCCCTGTATTCGAATCAACAATCTGGCTCCCGATCATGTGCGCCTCTATGTGAAAGCCGAGTTTTTTAACCCGGCGGCTTCGGTTAAGGACCGTCTTGCCGTGGGCATTATTGAAGCTGCTGAGCGACGTGGGGACCTGAAGCCGGGGCAGACGGTGGTTGAAGCTACCAGTGGAAATACCGGTATTGGTTTAGCCATGGTATGCGCCGCCAAGGGCTATCCACTCGTAGTTACCATGGCGGACAGTTTCTCCATCGAACGACGAAAACTAATGCGTTTCTTCGGGGCCAAAGTTGTGCTCACTCCGCGAGCCGAAAAGGGCTTCGGCATGTATCAGAAAGCTAAAGATTTGGCCGCTGCCAATGGTTGGTTTCTTGCCCGTCAGTTTGAAACAGCTGACAACGCGGACATACATGAAAGCACAACCGCACGCGAAATTCTCGCAGATTTTGAAGGTGAGCGTCTGGATTATTTTGTCACGGGTTATGGTACGGGTGGAACGGTAACCGGCGTAGCTCGTGTCCTTCGAAAGGAACGACCCGAAACCAGGATCATTCTTAGCGAGCCGGTCAATGCACAGTTGGTTGGTAGTGGCATCGAACAAGAACGGGGCGATGCCAATGCTCCCGCAGTCAGTCATTCTGCATTTCAACCGCATCCAGTTCAAGGTTGGACACCAGATTTCATTCCTTACGTGTTGCAGGAATCCATCGATAAAAACTATTACGATGAACTGATTCCTATTCCTGGACCTACTGGAATCGAGTGGTCGAACAAGCTTGCGAATAAAGAGGGTATTTTCACTGGAATTTCTGGTGGAGCCACGTTCGGCATAGCAATGCAAATCGCTGAAAAGGCGGAACCGGGTTCGGTCATTCTTTGTATGTTGCCTGATACCGGTGAGCGCTACTTGTCCTCTCCGTTGTTTGCAGATATTGTCGAAGATATGTCCGAAGAAGAGAAAGCCTTATCTCTCTCTACACCGGGTTACCAGATGTAA
- the bshA gene encoding N-acetyl-alpha-D-glucosaminyl L-malate synthase BshA: protein MMTRSLNIALLCHPTVGGSGILATELGHKLADLGHEVYVISERRPYRLRENHRNIHFCESTPVEFPLFSSPDHTLPLATRIAEVCRNHKIDIIHAHYAIPHTAAAWMAGQIIGDNAPPIITTLHGTDIIYLGAMPEYRPLLQHVLNATAKVTCVSENLKKRTMDLFDLEKEISVIPNFYEPRPITRSRDEIRSELGIGTEPLVLHASNLRTIKRVDLLLDAFKTAVAIHPAKLLILAGADATKVNAEIDKRNMRNNVILANDVFDIDNYYAASDFTIYSSEYESFCLGILEGMRHGLPSVSFAVGGIPEVVIDQETGFLIPFGETTAMAKAVATLAADAGLRSSMGEKAKQRAIQSFSAETIVNRYIETYHQVLDH from the coding sequence ATGATGACCAGGTCTCTAAACATAGCTTTACTTTGCCATCCAACCGTTGGGGGTAGCGGCATTCTCGCTACTGAGCTGGGGCACAAGCTGGCCGATTTGGGCCATGAAGTTTATGTTATCTCTGAACGGCGACCGTATCGTTTAAGGGAAAATCATCGGAATATTCATTTTTGCGAATCAACTCCGGTAGAGTTTCCTTTGTTTTCAAGTCCGGACCACACATTGCCACTCGCAACCCGTATTGCCGAGGTCTGCCGCAACCATAAGATCGATATTATCCATGCGCACTATGCAATCCCACATACAGCAGCCGCGTGGATGGCAGGCCAAATCATTGGAGACAACGCACCACCCATAATTACAACTTTGCACGGAACTGATATTATTTACCTGGGTGCCATGCCCGAGTATCGTCCGCTGCTCCAACATGTATTAAACGCAACGGCCAAAGTAACCTGTGTATCCGAAAACCTAAAGAAGCGCACCATGGATCTATTTGATCTTGAAAAGGAAATTTCGGTTATTCCCAACTTTTACGAACCCAGGCCAATCACCAGATCGAGAGATGAAATTCGATCTGAGCTGGGCATAGGAACAGAGCCCCTAGTACTTCATGCATCTAACCTCCGAACCATTAAACGTGTCGACCTGTTACTGGATGCCTTCAAAACAGCAGTGGCCATTCACCCCGCCAAGTTGCTAATACTTGCCGGTGCAGATGCGACCAAGGTAAATGCGGAAATTGATAAACGAAACATGCGTAACAACGTCATTTTGGCGAACGATGTTTTCGATATAGACAACTACTATGCTGCATCCGATTTCACGATTTACTCTTCTGAGTACGAAAGTTTCTGCCTCGGGATACTGGAAGGCATGCGCCATGGATTGCCCAGTGTCTCCTTTGCTGTTGGTGGCATCCCGGAAGTGGTAATCGATCAGGAAACGGGTTTTCTTATCCCCTTTGGCGAGACAACTGCCATGGCGAAAGCTGTTGCAACATTGGCTGCCGATGCAGGTCTACGTTCATCCATGGGCGAAAAAGCGAAGCAACGTGCAATCCAATCATTCTCAGCCGAAACGATAGTGAACAGATACATTGAAACCTATCATCAGGTTTTAGATCATTAA
- a CDS encoding PIG-L family deacetylase, translated as MTGKRILAFGAHPDDIEFGCGAVLLDAAEHGSHISFVVLSKGEAGTHGDSATREAEAQKAANMLGAELRFLPTGGDTQIRADLESAQAAAMIIRQKQPDIVLCPSGHLNQHPDHRETNLIVRDAYRLARYGKTPGLGDTKPHSTSLLLFYDISSGGSDYPNSILVDISNQVEEWKILMECHSSQIKNMDYVALQLSRARVYGIQMGVHSATRLFSESPLLAGSVAGLSQFTSQRF; from the coding sequence ATGACTGGTAAACGAATTTTAGCCTTTGGTGCACACCCGGATGACATCGAGTTTGGCTGCGGAGCGGTCCTGCTCGATGCAGCGGAACACGGTTCTCACATAAGCTTCGTGGTGCTGTCAAAAGGTGAAGCAGGAACGCATGGAGATTCCGCCACTCGCGAAGCAGAAGCCCAAAAGGCTGCGAATATGCTTGGAGCAGAACTTCGATTTTTACCTACCGGCGGAGATACGCAAATTCGAGCTGATCTGGAGTCAGCGCAAGCGGCAGCCATGATTATTCGACAAAAACAACCGGATATCGTCCTGTGTCCTTCGGGTCATTTAAATCAACACCCGGATCACCGCGAAACCAACCTCATCGTGCGTGATGCCTACCGATTGGCACGTTATGGCAAAACACCGGGGCTTGGAGATACAAAGCCTCATTCCACCTCATTGCTGCTGTTTTATGATATTTCAAGTGGTGGTTCGGATTACCCCAACTCCATTCTGGTTGATATTTCTAACCAGGTGGAAGAGTGGAAAATTCTCATGGAGTGCCATTCGAGCCAGATCAAGAATATGGATTACGTGGCTTTGCAGCTTTCACGAGCCAGAGTATATGGTATCCAAATGGGAGTTCATTCGGCCACAAGATTATTTTCCGAAAGTCCTCTATTGGCAGGATCTGTTGCTGGCCTGAGTCAGTTTACCAGCCAAAGGTTCTAG